In a single window of the Rhinolophus ferrumequinum isolate MPI-CBG mRhiFer1 chromosome 21, mRhiFer1_v1.p, whole genome shotgun sequence genome:
- the GCGR gene encoding LOW QUALITY PROTEIN: glucagon receptor (The sequence of the model RefSeq protein was modified relative to this genomic sequence to represent the inferred CDS: inserted 1 base in 1 codon) gives MRLSTSDARTSPVETGGTLAKRIQTPQLEGRQPSWSSRCGPLILAPHIPSLSSPNSPASLARASSLLRPPTPELTNHLPSSTSNRVQQADDRSAPGCSIPSEPVAQAVFPQPEPAAPSTELVCNRTFDKYSCWPDTAPNTTASISCPWYLPWYHKVQHRFVYKRCGPDGQWVRGPXGQSWRNASQCQMDDDEIEVQKEVAKMYSSFQVMYTVGYCLSLGALLLALAILLGLSKLHCTRNYIHANLFASFVLKACSVLVIDTLLKTRYSQKIGDDLGVSVWLSDGALAGCRVAAVFMQYGVVANYCWLLVEGIYLHSLLGLATFPERSFFTLYLGIGWGAPMLFVIPWAVVKCLFENIQCWTSNDNMGFWWILRFPVFLAILINFFIFIRVLHILMTKLRAHQMRSTDYKFRLAKSTLTLIPLLGVHEVVFAFVTDEHAQGTLRSAKLFFDLFFSSFQGLLVAVLYCFLNKEVQAELRRSWHRWRVGKELQAGRHVSSHVASAQSTDGPPSEKLLLSRGSGSNGASQDPLAETHVAGDRSGLAECPF, from the exons ATGCGCCTGTCCACCTCGGACGCTCGG ACATCCCCAGTGGAAACTGGTGGGACGCTGGCCAAGCG AATACAGACCCCCCAGCTGGAAGGCAGGCAGCCCAGCTGGAGCAGCCGGTGTGGCCCCCTCATCCTTGCCCCACACATCCCCTCACTGAGTTCTCCGAACAGCCCTGCCAGCTTGGCAAG agCCTCTAGCTTACTCAGGCCGCCCACTCCTGAGCTTACCAaccacctcccctcctccaccagcAACAGGGTACAACAGGCAGACGACAGGTCTGCTCCTGGCTGCTCCATACCCTCCGAGCCGGTGGCCCAGgcgg TGTTTCCACAACCTGAGCCTGCTGCCCCCTCCACTG AGCTGGTCTGTAATAGGACCTTCGACAAGTATTCCTGCTGGCCAGACACCGCCCCCAACACCACAGCCAGCATCTCTTGCCCCTGGTACCTGCCCTGGTACCATAAAG TGCAGCACCGCTTCGTCTACAAGAGGTGCGGGCCCGATGGGCAGTGGGTGCGTGGGC CAGGGCAGTCGTGGCGAAATGCCTCCCAGTGCCAGATGGACGACGACGAGATTGAGGTCCAG AAGGAGGTGGCCAAGATGTACAGCAGCTTCCAGGTGATGTACACGGTGGGGTACTGCCTCTCCCTGGGGGCCCTGCTCCTGGCCCTGGCCATCCTGCTGGGCCTCAG CAAGCTGCACTGCACCCGAAACTACATCCATGCGAACCTGTTTGCGTCCTTCGTGCTGAAGGCCTGCTCTGTGCTGGTCATTGACACGCTGCTCAAGACCCGCTACAGCCAGAAGATTGGTGATGACCTCGGTGTGAGCGTCTGGCTGAGTGACGGG GCGCTGGCTGGCTGCCGGGTGGCCGCCGTGTTCATGCAGTATGGCGTCGTGGCCAACTACTGCTGGCTGCTGGTGGAAGGCATATACCTGCACAGCCTGCTGGGCCTCGCCACCTTCCCTGAGAGGAGTTTCTTCACTCTCTACCTGGGCATCGGCTGGG GTGCCCCCATGCTGTTTGTCATCCCTTGGGCCGTGGTCAAGTGTCTGTTTGAGAACATCCA GTGCTGGACCAGCAATGACAACATGGGCTTCTGGTGGATACTGCGCTTCCCCGTCTTCCTGGCCATCCTG ATCAACTTCTTCATTTTCATCCGTGTCCTTCACATCCTCATGACCAAGCTGCGAGCCCACCAGATGCGCTCTACTGACTACAAATTCCG GCTGGCCAAGTCCACGCTGACGCTCATCCCTCTGCTGGGGGTCCACGAGGTGGTGTTTGCCTTTGTGACTGACGAGCACGCCCAAGGCACCCTGCGCTCCGCCAAGCTCTTCTTTGACCTCTTCTTCAGCTCTTTCCAg GGCCTGCTGGTGGCTGTCCTCTACTGTTTCCTCAACAAGGAG GTGCAGGCGGAGCTGCGGCGGTCCTGGCACCGGTGGCGCGTGGGCAAGGAGCTGCAGGCAGGACGCCATGTCAGCAGCCACGTGGCCTCGGCCCAGTCCACTGATGGCCCCCCCAGCGAGAAGCTGCTGCTTTCCAGGGGCAGTGGCAGCAATGGGGCCAGCCAGGACCCCTTGGCAGAGACCCACGTAGCCGGCGACCGCTCTGGATTGGCCGAGTGCCCCTTCTGA